In a single window of the Candidatus Methylomirabilota bacterium genome:
- a CDS encoding sigma-70 family RNA polymerase sigma factor, producing the protein DHYHASLRRVASRYVSNRAVADEVVQETWVAVMEGICAFEGRSSLRTWIVRILINHAKTRALREGRTVPFSGIGADVVAGPEAVVNPERFLPADHSTEPSHRAAPPRDLGSSPEGRLLSREVRERLQKAIDALPANQRIVLTLRDVEGYSTEEVCHALGIRETNGRVLLHRARARVRAALRPYMGGA; encoded by the coding sequence CGACCACTACCACGCGAGCCTCCGCCGTGTGGCTAGCCGCTACGTCTCGAATCGCGCCGTCGCGGATGAGGTGGTGCAGGAAACTTGGGTGGCCGTGATGGAGGGCATCTGTGCCTTCGAGGGCCGCTCGTCACTCAGGACGTGGATCGTTCGTATTCTCATCAACCATGCCAAGACACGTGCGCTGCGCGAAGGGCGAACGGTGCCGTTCTCCGGCATCGGTGCCGATGTCGTCGCCGGGCCCGAGGCGGTAGTCAACCCGGAGCGTTTCCTCCCGGCGGACCACTCGACCGAGCCCAGCCACAGAGCAGCTCCTCCTCGCGACCTCGGGAGCTCCCCGGAGGGTCGACTCCTCTCTCGTGAGGTGAGGGAGCGACTCCAGAAGGCCATCGACGCGCTGCCGGCGAATCAGCGGATCGTGTTGACCCTTCGGGACGTCGAGGGTTACTCGACCGAGGAGGTGTGCCATGCGCTGGGTATTCGGGAGACGAATGGGCGGGTGCTGCTGCACCGGGCCCGGGCCAGGGTGCGGGCGGCCCTCAGACCATATATGGGAGGCGCGTGA
- a CDS encoding serine hydrolase, producing MPSRLVRIAEPRITYELGGVSLTLDDYVARTPTTGLLIARENTILVERYQYGRTDRHRFASTSMAKTVTAMLVGIAIAEGHIRSIDDLAATYVRELAGTEYGRTSLRHLLQMSSGVRYSEEYSGADDHARFTADTYLGLGPGGAGAVKAFNDRVAPAGTRFSYASTETQVLGLALRAATDQPVAEYLQSKIWQEIGTEADATWLIDNAGQESTYTGLNAVLRDYARFGLLLAHDGNWQGRQLIPASWVVDATSVRADQPHLRPGTADPIFGYGYQTWILPGARRMFMLWGARGQRLFVDPQSKLVMVNTAVHKLPFDPAPIEEGRALWSGVLRQLGR from the coding sequence GTGCCGTCACGCCTCGTCCGGATCGCCGAACCGCGGATCACGTATGAGCTCGGGGGCGTCTCCCTCACGCTTGACGACTATGTTGCGCGCACTCCAACGACCGGGCTCCTCATCGCCCGCGAGAACACCATTCTCGTGGAGCGCTATCAGTATGGCCGCACCGACCGTCACCGGTTCGCCTCGACGTCGATGGCCAAGACGGTCACGGCGATGCTGGTCGGCATCGCGATCGCGGAGGGGCACATCCGCTCGATCGATGATCTCGCCGCCACCTACGTCCGCGAGCTAGCGGGCACCGAGTACGGGCGCACATCGCTCCGCCACCTCCTGCAGATGTCGTCCGGAGTCCGTTACAGCGAGGAGTACAGCGGCGCCGATGACCACGCTCGATTCACGGCAGATACTTACCTCGGGCTCGGGCCCGGCGGCGCGGGGGCCGTGAAGGCATTCAACGACCGCGTGGCCCCCGCCGGCACGAGATTCTCCTACGCGTCGACCGAGACGCAGGTGCTGGGTCTAGCGCTGCGTGCGGCGACCGACCAGCCGGTCGCCGAGTACCTTCAATCGAAGATCTGGCAGGAGATCGGGACTGAAGCCGACGCCACCTGGCTCATCGACAACGCGGGCCAGGAGTCGACGTACACGGGGCTGAACGCCGTGCTGCGCGACTACGCGCGGTTCGGCCTTCTCCTCGCGCACGACGGCAACTGGCAGGGGCGGCAGCTCATTCCCGCGTCGTGGGTCGTGGACGCGACCTCCGTGCGCGCGGACCAGCCGCATCTGCGCCCGGGAACGGCGGACCCGATCTTCGGGTACGGCTACCAGACGTGGATCCTTCCCGGCGCCCGCCGGATGTTCATGCTCTGGGGCGCCCGCGGCCAGCGACTCTTCGTCGATCCCCAGAGTAAGCTCGTCATGGTGAATACGGCGGTCCACAAGCTGCCCTTCGACCCCGCTCCGATCGAGGAAGGCCGCGCGCTCTGGTCAGGGGTCCTCCGTCAACTCGGACGCTGA